Genomic segment of uncultured Desulfobacter sp.:
GGGTTCTGAAATGCTTTCCCTTTTTAAAATGCAATCTTCTGTCGTCATCAATTGCCCTTGTTACTTCATCGGGGAAAAAGTTCTCTTCTTTCTCAGGGTAATAATCTTCCGGGCTGCGGATACAGTCAAAATGCAGGGTCCAGCCATCGCCTAAACTTTTGAGTGATGATGATATGGACCCTGAAAAACTTTCAAGTTCCGCATCTGTGGAACTGGCCGTGTCCCTGGTGGTAACTACATAGCCGACCAGAAACGATCCGTTTTTACATAAAAGTATGCCGTCATCAACCATAAGTGCGTACTGCAGCAGGCTTTGCAGCCCCGGTTCTTTCCTGTTCATGGCATTATAATTGATGCTTTTACCCGGTCGAATATGGCTGTCTTTGGCCGGGTAAAAATTTTTATGGCGCATGTGCTGGCGGAAAACCTTTGTCAAAATCGGTTCCGCTTTATTGGCTTTTCGAGCAAAAGTGAAACCGATGGACAAAATAACCAGGCCCAATAAAATCTGCCAGGGGCGGTTGCCGCTGGTCACGATCAACAGACCGGCGGCTATACCGATGGGGAAAAGTAAATCCCGCTCAATACCCATGATAAGGTCCGCCCGGTGCAATGACCTATGAATAGATATGCGTCTCATTTCAGATCAGCGCACCGCTGCCAAAGGAGAACAACTGATTAATAATGGGTTCTGCCAGGGCAAGTACGGAGATGATACAGACAACCACCAGGAAACCCTTGGCCATGCCGTCGAGATCATCCTTTTTAAACCACATCATAAAGGCAGCGGCCAGAATCATGATGATGGCCACGGCTTTGGCCCATGGGCCGCGAAGGGTTTCCATAAGAGTTTCTGTCGGGGTTTGAAATTCTGAAATAGTTGTTGCCAGGACACCGTCAGGAGAAATGGCAACAAAAAGGATAACTGACATAAAAATTAAGGGAAGATGTTTTTTCATTGTTTTTAGTCCTTTCATTTAAAAAAAAGCTGAATAGTCATTCCTGCAATCACGCCAGCCAGAAACGCGATTGTTACGTTCATCCGGTTGACGCGGGGTTTTAATTTTCCCTCCATTTTTTTTGTGAAATCGGCCTCATTATAGTGGACCCCAATGTCAAGACAGTTTTTTTTAAATTTAAGCGTCATAGTCGGATTTTTCTCGGTGCCCAGCGGAAGTGGAAGCCAGGTCCTGAGAATGGGCACCATAAAAACTGCCCGTCGGAAGGGGTTGGCTTCCGCTGGAGCGGGTTCTGGCTTCTTCATCCCACAAGACTTAACTGATTTTCGCCATAATACACTTCGGCAGGCGTCTGGCCGTTAAAACTTTGGTGAGGTCGTTCATTGTTGTAAAAATCAAAGTATTTTTTCAGGGAGTTGCGCAACTGTTCAACAGAACGAAATTCATTTACATAAATTTCTTCATACTTCACACTGCGCCACAGTCGTTCGATGAAAATATTATCGAGACATCGGCCTTTTCCATCCATGCTGATTTTAATGTCCTTATCTTTCAATACTTTTGTAAACTCGTGACTTGTGTATTGAGATCCTTGATCCGTGTTGAATATATAGGGTGTTCCATGACATCGTAACGCTCTCTCCAAAGAGGATATACAAAACTCGTTGTCCATGGTTATTGATAGTTCCCAGGAGAGAACATGACGACTATACCAATCCATGACCGCCGTCAAATAAACGAAGCCACCAGAAAGTGGAATATATGTTATATCCGTACACCACACCTGATTTGATCTGGTTACTTCAACGTTCCTCAAAAGATATGGATACACTTTATTTTGGGGATGAGCCTTGCTGGTATTTGGTTTCGGTGCAATGGACTGAATTCCCATTTTCCGCATCAGTCGTTGAACCCGTTTGCGGTTAATCTTATATCCGTTACGCCTGAGGGCATTACGAATTTGGCGGGTGCCATAAAAAGGATGGGCGGTATATTCATTGTCAATCAACCTCATGAATTCCAAATTTGTAGGCGTTTCCTGTCCAGTCAGGCCTTTACGGTAATAGATAGAACGTGGGAGCCCTATCAGTTCACATTGCCTTTGAATACTGAGTTTGGAGTTCTTGGGTTGAATCCGCTGTCTTTTCTCTTCAATACTCATCAGAGGTGCCCGCTGTTTTTTTTTAGCCAATCCAGTTCTACCTGGAGTTGGCCGACCTTTTGATATAAACGGTCCCGTTCAATCTCTGTTTCTTTGGTTTGTTTTGCCTGGCTATTGCCAAATACCAATGGAAGGGCTTCTATTGCTTCCTTTTTCCATCTATTTACAAGGCTTGTATGAATACCGAACTCAGAGGCAATCTCATTGACAGTTTGATTCCCTTTTATGGCTGCCAATGCGACCTTACTTTTTAATTCTTTACTGTAGTTTTTCCGTTTCAAAATGAATCCCTTTCTGGTTTCTGGACTGTTATATTTTATCTTAACATCTTGTCCAGTTTTCGGGGTCCACTATACATAGTCCGCCAGCTTCTGTTTATATTCGTTCACAATAAGCTCGTAGATGGAAACAACGATCCATACCGGATCATCCTCACTGACGGCAATATTGTGTGTTTTAGCTATCAGTGCCTGTATTTTTGATTTCATTGGTGAATCCAGTTCCATCAAGTAAGGCCCAAATGTTATCCCGGATGATTTTAAGGCGTTGTTTTGCCATTATGTTTAACCCGTCAGATTCTATCGCCTGCTCAAAAGTGAGCCGGGACTTTAAAACGGTTTCTAAATCGTGGCCGAATGTTTCTTTTTTATAAGAGGGCAGAGTGATGATGATCCCGCCATTTTTTGCGTTCTTCCTGGCAAGTTCGTGTTTTTCTGTAAACTCAATCTGGCCGAAAAACGGATTGACCCACACTGTTACAGGGGTGCCTGGAAAACAATTTAAAAGGGAGTTCAGGCCCTGGATGGTGTCGGTTTCAGCCTGCCCGCCGGCAATAATGGTGTGCAGGAACAGTTGGTGCCCTGTCTCTTTGAGAAACTGGGCTATATTGTTTTCCGACATATAAGAGGACAGGGGGATGAATGTGCTGGCCCCGCTGTCTATAACCACACAGGCGTTTTCCGGCAGCTCCACCAGCTTTTCTATGAGGTTGTCAAACAAACGGCTGTTTATGATATCCCCTTCCATAAGCTCTACCCTTACAGCCTCAAGGCTTTTGTAGGCGGCAAAAGTGGCGTTGACCGGATCGGCATCAAAACAAGCCAGTAATTGGTCACGATCAATTAAATACTGGCCCATTAAGCTTGAGATAAGGCTTTTACCGACACCACCTTTCCCTTGTAAAACAACATTTATAACGGCCATTAATCACCCTCCTTTTTCATTGTTTTTTTGGATATGAGATTAACCTTTAATTCATTTTTTTCTTGAGGTTTTGAATCCTCGCTTACCGGGTATGGCCTGTTGTCGTGATGAAATTTACCCTGCACCTGTATGGGCTCCACAATTTTTTCCGATGTGAATTTGGGTTTTTGAGCAAGGCTGAAAGGATTTTCTTTGGTTCTGTACCTTAAAATTACAAGCCAGGAACTGTAACTCATTGTAAGTTTATCTTGGTTTCTGTAATAATCGTAAATTGCTTTTTTGCTGAAACCCCTTTCAATCAAGGTGTTAACCTCGTTTGATATGGCAGTGTACTGACTTTTGCACGAGGGCTTAATATCCATTTAACAATCCTCACGGTCGAGGCGTACCAGTACGCCTGTTGAATGTTTTTAATTTTTAATTAAGCTTCCATTCAAAAAAGACACAAAATAAAAGAAACAGGCAAAAGGAGAGAGTAAAAGGAAGAAAGTTTTGAGCGGTGTATATATGCAATTGGTCATAACATTTTTCTTTTGGCTTTAAATTTTTTGTGTTTCCAAACTTCTTTGGGAAAAGATTTACACAAAAAAAATATAAATGCAAGCGAAAAATGAAATTTTTATCAATAATTGTCTGTTAATATAGATAGTTATATTATTTTGTATTTTTCTATGGGTTACTCTGCGAAAATATATTTTAACTATATTTAAATATAAAAAGTCAGATTTAACTATAAAAAGATAGGGCTTTCGGACGACAGGACATGCAAAGTAGGCCCACTTTTTCAAAGGAACCTACTTTGCGTCCTGCCTTATTCGTTCTGCTCAACGGAAACTTATTCGCTTCGCTCAACATGGAGAACTGATCAATGATCAAACGATTAATAAATGTTCCTTTTTATAATTTTCAACTTCTACTGTCGTGCCGCTGGATTTTTACATACCCCGTAGGGGAAGGATTTCGTATCTATTTCAGTTTGACGCTGAGGTAACAATCCAATATATTATCAATATCTACAGATTATTTTTTATTACATGTAAAAATGATGCAAAAGACACTTTCAAAAAATCATATAATTGAACAACTTAAAACTGATAAAGATTTTTTAAAACAAAATTTTGGGGTTATTAAAATTGGCTTGTTTGGATCTTATGCTAAAAATCAGCAAACGCAAAACAGCGATATTGATTTATTGGTAGAATTTCAGGAGCCACGTTTCGATTGGATAGCCAACCTTCAAGCCTATATGGAGCTAAGATTTGAAAAGAAGATTGAAATTGTCAGGAAAAGGGAGCTAAGCAACAGCAAATTTTTTGATCGAGTGGAAAAGGACGTCATTTATGCTTGATGAAATTATTTACGATGTCTGTAAAAATCACATTCCCCAATTAAGACAAACTATACAGGATATGTTGTCCTGATCACGGAACAGGTTCTGAACATTTTTTTTGCTGCATTGTGAGGGAGCAGCGCCTGAAAATCATCATTTTTTATTTCGTGGTCTCAACCTTTCGCGGAGTCTGAAAAAGCCCAAGATTCCGAAGTCGCTTCGGCGCTGACAACTTCCGATTAATTATAGCATTACTCCCGCCCTTAAAGATTTTCTCAGATCCCCAAAAAGAACAAAACCAATCCCCAATAAGCGTCATTATTGCCAAAAGGCTGACAGGTTATCTCTTGAAAAAAGCCCTTCCCTATCTACCAAAAAGACGTGCTCATCCTCAAAAACGCCCCAAGCGTCCATTTAAAGGATGTGATAAGAATTTGGTACGGTATTCCAATTTCTATGTTTTGTATCCAAGGAATATTTTTTTGTTATGCAAAAAAATATTGACACCTCTAACTTAATTATGTATTCCACATAAACGCTTTGTTGCTGTTAACTACATAGAACAGGGTTGCCTAAGAGCGGCCTATGTTTCCAAATGTCGAAATGCCCTTAATTTTTATCTTGTTGGAGGGCTTATCATAAAGCCTGTCCGGCTTAAGCGCCTATTTTCTTGCCTCTTTTCATTTTGGAACCTGCTTCAAACTATTCTGATCTATCAGTGTGGACGTGACAGTAAAACATTTTTTACCAAATCACAGAAAAAAGACTGCTTTTCATCCATCAAGATTCCTGATTTTCGGATAGACTCCGAAATTTTCAATGCCTATATAAACAAATTTAAAGTCTTACTACATCGATTTTGTCATTATCTGGCATTAGTTCCAACATTTAAAAGAAATGAGCCATTCTTTTTGAACCTTATGGAACTTCATAATTTTAATTCTTCAAACGTCATCATCATAAAATTTGACTATGAAAACAATAAACGGATCATGTTCCGGCCAACTTCCCGAAGAGGACGCGCCTTTTTTTACTGATTTCGAAAATTGGTATGCCATCCAAACTATGTCTGGATGTGAGAAAAGACTGGTTACAACCCTTCAAGTTCTTTTAAAAAGAATCCAGCTTTATCTTCCGGCCCGAAAGGTAATTCATCAAATTAAAGGGGAACAAAACATCATAGAATTACCGCTATTTCCTGGGTATATCTTTGTGTATAAAAGTATTTCTGAATCATTGGATGCGCTTGAAAAGGCCAATTCTATGATAGCTTTTAACCCAGTAATGGCCAACGGGAAATACCTGGAAGCCAACAAAAACGAAATGAGATTTCTCTTTGAGGTGACAGGTGGGGACGGTGTGATTGAATTATCCAAAGGGATTGTCATGGAAAATGAAGAGGTTCTGATCCTAGAAGGCCCTCTAAAGCAGTTGAAAGGCAAAATTCTATTTATTGATAAGAGAAAAAACAAGGCAAAGGTCAGAATTAAATTCATGAACCGGTTACTGGATGTATCCCTTGGCCTTGAAATCTTATCTCGCCCTCTTCCCAAAGCCCAATAACCATTTCTCAAATAACGACATCTCTTTAGCAAGTCGAGGAAAAATAACTGCGGCACTTGAAATCATCAAATCAACAGGAGAAGTTCGAAAAATGAAATCCGTTCGCCAATATCTTGTCGAGGAGATTGCCTTGACACTTGATCGCCGTCCTGAAAAAATCGATATGGACGTTCCGTTCTCACGTATGGGTATAAAATCAATGGATTTGGTGGCCATTACAGCCCGGCTTGCAAATGATATCCGGCGAGACCTGCCCTCCACGCTCGGATTTGATTATCCCAGTATATCTGCTGTTGCTTCCTTTCTGGAAAAGGAATCTGATGAAAGCAGGGGCAACGATTCCAAGGGATACAGCATCCCGGTTCAACCCTCATGGTACAAGTCGGACGAGTCACCCGAAGATGGGGATGAGTCTGTCGCCGTGGTAGGAATAGGATTGAAATTTCCCGGAGGAAGTAATACACCCGCGGCGTTCTGGAATTTTCTGGCCGGCAGCGGCGATGCAATCACCCGGGTACCCGGGAATAGATGGCGTCTTGATGATTTCTTGGATACGGATCCAGCTGCTCCTGGAAAGATGACTACCCCATGGGGTGGGTTTCTGGATGATATCGATCAATTCGATCCCGAGTTTTTCGGCATTTCTCCCCGTGAAGCGCAGGGTATTGATCCCCAGCAGCGCCTACTCCTTGAGGTAGGATGGAATGCTCTGGAAGATGCAGGCATTGATCCATCAAAACTTCGCGGGGGCAATACCGGGGTTTTTGTTGGTATCAGTGGAAGTGATTACGGGCGGTTATTGTTCAAAGATGTTGAGCGGCTGGACTTGTATA
This window contains:
- a CDS encoding TrbC/VirB2 family protein — translated: MKKHLPLIFMSVILFVAISPDGVLATTISEFQTPTETLMETLRGPWAKAVAIIMILAAAFMMWFKKDDLDGMAKGFLVVVCIISVLALAEPIINQLFSFGSGALI
- a CDS encoding nucleotidyltransferase domain-containing protein, producing the protein MMQKTLSKNHIIEQLKTDKDFLKQNFGVIKIGLFGSYAKNQQTQNSDIDLLVEFQEPRFDWIANLQAYMELRFEKKIEIVRKRELSNSKFFDRVEKDVIYA
- a CDS encoding conjugal transfer protein TraL gives rise to the protein MAVINVVLQGKGGVGKSLISSLMGQYLIDRDQLLACFDADPVNATFAAYKSLEAVRVELMEGDIINSRLFDNLIEKLVELPENACVVIDSGASTFIPLSSYMSENNIAQFLKETGHQLFLHTIIAGGQAETDTIQGLNSLLNCFPGTPVTVWVNPFFGQIEFTEKHELARKNAKNGGIIITLPSYKKETFGHDLETVLKSRLTFEQAIESDGLNIMAKQRLKIIRDNIWALLDGTGFTNEIKNTGTDS